GCCCGCTATTTCTTGAACTTAATTCATGAATGGAATGGGCAAATAATTCCTTGCCTGTTCCGCTTTCACCCCGCAGCAAAACAGTGGATTCGGATTTAGCAACTTGTTTGATAATCTCAAGAATTTTTTGCAGGGCGGGACCTTTGCCGATAATCCCAGGGAACACTGGGGACCGTTGGGTCCTTTGTGGTAGAGGGCTAATCGTGTCAAAGTTCTGGGTATGGCAGATGGCACCAATGAATTTTTTATCCTGATAAAAGTTTTTCACCTTGATCTGGATAGGGGACAGGGCTGAATTGAATTGATGTCCCTGGGTATGGATGTCCTTTAGATCCCTTTTGTGATGATAGTGATGGGCCAGATTGAGTTGTTCGGCCCTTTCGTTGAGAGTGCTGATTTTTTTTTGCTCATCCAACAAGACGATGCCCTCTGGGACAAGGGATAAAAGATAATTGAGCTGTTGAGTATGCAACAACTCCTTTTGTTTATAGACACCTTCTTTGATTAAAAATTCAAAATAACGAGCATAGCTTTTCAGGTGGCGCAGCCATTGGTTTAAACCCATTACCTGCATGGAGGTCAGGGATTCTAGAGGAAATTGCAAGCAAAGACCGCTGCCGGATGTCAATGAATTTTCCGCAAAGGGGAAAAATAACTCAAGGGCCAAGGAGCACATATCGATCACCGGACATTGGGCACAGAGGTGGTGCTGTCTGGGGGAATTAATCATAATGGCAGAATTTTGTCGTTTAGCTTCCTCGATAATGGGCCAGTCATTCAACTGGCTAAGTGGGTTTGGCAAAGATGTATAGATTATTTTCCTCTGGTACCAAAGGGTGACCTGACAGGGTAGCAGATTTTTTAAACTGTTAATGGCAGAAGTAATTACCCCGCTGTAAGTCATGTTGTTTCCTCCGAGTATGTAATAACTATACTATAAACCAAATTGAGAATAATTGACAACACGACGATTATTGATAATTAATGCGAAATAATGAGAAATAGGCCAATGAATCTTAAAAATGTAGTTAAAAAATGAGAAAAATGATTCTAAAATGAGAATTTACGCTATCAATTAGCTCTTTAGTGAGGAAAAGAGTGATAAAATTAATGGCACTGGTTTTGCATATGACACAGGTGGAGGGTGTCTACCCCAGACGTAATTTTATCTTTTTGAGGAGGAGTTTTTATGTCAAATGTACACGGGGGCGATGATTACTCGTTGTCCAGAGTTCCTATGGATGCTCGGCGGCCCATGTGGGAGGTGTTAGTGATCCGAATTGGTTCCCTTGCCTGTGTTTCACAGCTTATGTTGGGAGCGGCCTTGGGTTACGGTATGACCTTTTGGGGTGCCTTTTGGGCAACCATGGTGGGGAGCGTACTGCTTCAGGTAGTTAGTTATGCACTGGGGGCCGCTGCTGCCAGGGAAGGTATGTCCACCAGTTTGCTATCCCGCTGGGCAGGTTTTGGCAAAATGGGTTCCTCGATTATCGGGGGCGTAATTGCCATTGCCCTGATGGGCTGGTTTGGTGTACAAAACTCTGTTTTTGCAGAGGGACTATTAAAGGCGACGGGTATTTTTAATATCCAGATTTGGGCCATGATTACCGGTCTGGCTGTAACCATTATTGTTGTTTTTGGTTTTCGTTTGTTAAGTATTACGGCCAATATTTCGGTTCCTTTATTTATCTTAGCAGTGGGTTTTGCTATGGCTCATGTGTTGGCCGGACACGATGTGGGTCAATTGATTCATGCTAAACCCGCCGGTGAACCCCTGAGTTTTGCTGTGGCCACCACAATGGTGGCAGGTGGTTTTATGATTGGTGCGGTGATTACGCCTGACCTCAGCCGTTTTATGAGATCGGAAAAAGATGTGTTTTGGATGACTTTGATTGGAACCTTTGTGGGTGAATTAGGCATGAACATGATGTCTGTTTTAATGGCTCTGGCGGTTCGCTCCAGTGATATTGTAACCATTATGCTTTCATTGGCCGGCTGGATTGGGGCCGCCATCGTTATTTTCTCAACTATTAAATTAAATGATATTAACCTTTATTCTTCAAGCTTGGGCATAACCAATATGCTAAATGCCCTTTTCCAGTGGAAAGTAAACCGTGTTGCTGCCACCTGGGCCATTGGTATTATCGGAACCGTTCTTTCGATGATTGGAATTATCAGTTACTTTGTTAATTTCTTAGTCTTACTGGGCGTTGCGGTGCCCCCGGTGGCCGGCATTATGTTTGTTGATTATTACATATTAAAAAGAAACCGCCGTATCCTGGATGAGAGCAGAGAGAGAAATGCTTTACCTGCGGAATGTGAGATATGGAATCCTGTAACAATGGCGGCTTGGATACTTGCTTTCCTGGTGGGCTATTTCGTTACCGATACCGGGATTCCGGCCATCAATTCTCTTGTGGTGGGTGGACTTGGTTACTACATAGGAATGAAAGTATATGGGCTGGTATCAAACCAGAGCATTGTTGAATTTACTAAAACCAATGAAACTGTTTAATTCTACACTCAAAGGAGAGACATTAAATGCGTATCTTAGATATTCAAGCCATTGAAGATATTGCCCTGGGTGCAGCTTTGCTCGGCACCGGCGGCGGCGGTGACCCCTACGTCGGGAAACTTATGGCCATTCAAGCTGTGGAAGAATTTGGCCCCATTCAGCTTTTGGAACCCCATGAGGTGCCCGATGAGGCTTTGATTGTGCCAACGGCCATGATGGGTGCACCCACCGTACTGGTGGAAAAGGTACCCAACGGTGAAGAGGCGATCCATGCCTTCAACTCACTGGCAAAAACCCTGGGAACCAAGGTTTTTGCCACCATTCCCATTGAAGCCGGCGGAGTTAACTCCATGATTCCCTTGGCCCTGGCTGCCCGCATGGGAATTCCGGTGGTGGACACCGATGGCATGGGCAGAGCCTTTCCGGAACTACAAATGGTGACCTTTCACCTAAACGATATCTCTGCCACCCCCATGGTCCTCTGTGATGAAAAGGGGAACAGTATAATGTTGGATACCGTTGATAATGTTTGGACCGAGCGATTGGCCAGAAATGCCACGGTGGTAATGGGCGGCTCGGTTATGTTAGCCATTTATCCCATGAGTGGTTCGCAAATGAAACTAAGTGGTATCCATGGCATTATCACGTTAACCGAGCAAATTGGCCGGGCTATCCGGGAAGCAAAAATAAATCGGGTGGACCCCATCAAAACGGTGCTGAGGATAACAGGTGGTTATGAGCTGTTCCGGGGTAAGGTTATGGATGTGGCCCGTAGGACTGAAGGTGGTTTTGCCAGAGGAGAAAGTAAACTGGAGGGTACAGATGGCTATAAAAGTCAAACCCTTACCCTTCATTTCCAAAATGAACACCTGATTGCCAGGACAGAAAAAGAAGTACTGGCCACCACACCAGATTTAATTGCGGTCCTAGATGCAGAGACGGCCCGTCCCGTTACCACAGAGGGATTAAGATATGGCGCCAGGGCTGTGGTCATTGGTATTCCCTGCCATCCCCATTGGCGCACAGAAAAGGGTATAGCCACAGTGGGGCCCCGATATTTTGGCTATGACATTGACTATATTCCCTTAGAAAACAGAATTTCCAACAGCAGGGGAGGGCACCAGTAATGAGTTACAGAATTGGTATTGACGTTGGCGGCACCAATACGGATGCCGTAATTTTAGATGAAAACTTAACTCCAGTGGCCAAAACCAAGACACCCACCACAGCAGATGTTTCCACTGGTATCTATCAGGCCATGTCCATGGTACTGCAACAAGGAGTGGTGGATCGCAGCAAGATCAAATATGCCATGCTTGGCACAACCCATTGCACAAATGCTGTGGTAGAACGCAAACGGTTGAATAAAGTGGCAGTCATCCGCCTCGGTTTACCGGCCACCGGTGCCATTAAGCCCTTAACTGGTTGGGCCAGCGACCTGAGACAAGCCATTGGCAATCAGCAGTTTCTGGTAAGGGGCGGTCACGAATTTGACGGCAGAGAAATATCCCCCCTAGATGGAAAAAGGCTGCGGGAAATTGCCCAAGAAATTAAAGGGAAAGCGAACTCCATTGCCATTACCTCGGTTTTTTCACCAGTCACAAATAACCATGAACTGAGGGCGGCGGAAATAATGAAGGAAGAGTTGGGTGACATTCCGGTATCCCTTTCCCATGAAATAGGCAGCATTGGTCTTTTGGAGCGGGAAAATGCAACGGTGTTAAATGCTTCTTTGGTTGATGTTGCCCGGACCACTGCGGATGGTTTTGTATCGGCCCTGCAAAGGGAGGGTATTGATGCCAGAGTTTACTTTGGGCAAAATGATGGAACTTTAATGGCTGTGGAATATGCCACCCGTTATCCTATCCTCACCATCGCCTGCGGGCCGACAAACAGTATTCGTGGTGCTTCCTATTTGGCCAAGCATAAGAACGCCCTGGTGGTTGATGTGGGTGGCACCACCACGGATGTTGGGGTGCTGGTGAATGGTTTCCCCCGGGAATCATCCATCGCAGTGGAAATTGGTGGTGTACGCACCAATTTCCGTATGCCTGACCTGATTTCCATTGGATTAGGCGGCGGCACCATTGTTCGAAATGATCAAGGCATCACCATTGGTCCCGATAGTGTGGGTTATCGCATTACCGAGGAAGCTTTGATCTTTGGTGGGCAAGCCCTGACCACCTCGGATGTGGTCACCGCCCTTGGTCTGGCTTCCATGGGAGATGCGGCTAAGGTTAAAGACCTGCCCAAGGATACACTAAATGAGGCTTACCGAAAGATGGTGGCCATGACTGAAGATGTCATTGACCGCATGAAAACCAGCTCAGATCCCATTCCAGTTATCCTGGTTGGAGGTGGCAGTATCATCCTGCCCGATCAATTGGCCGGGGCCTCCGAGGTAATACGTCCGGACCATTACGATGTTGCCAATGCCATTGGCTCCGCCATTGCCCAGGTAAGTGGGCAGGTGGAAAGGGTTTTCTCCATTGACGAAATGGGTCGGGAGGGTGCCCTGCAAAGGGCCAAGCAAATGGCGGTAGAAGAAGCCATAAAGGCTGGGGCAGATCCGGACAGCATTGATATTGTTGAAATCGAAGATGTCCCGTTGGCTTATTTGCCGGGCAATGCTACAAAAATTAGGGTAAAGGCTGCCGGTAATCTGGTGGTATAGAGGATAGAAGATGAAAAGACCTTTAACCATTGGTTTAATTCAAATGGATTGCGTACTGGGGGATGTTGCAGCCAATGTGGCTAAGGCCATAGAGAGGATACGGCAAGCTGCGGCAATGGGAGCACAAATTATTTGCCTGCCGGAACTTTGTACCACGGGCTACCGACCAGACCTGCTAGAGGATAAACTCTGGGAACTAACGGAACCAGTACCTGGTCCCACCACGGATGTATTTAGCCAGTTAGCTAAGGAACTGGGAATATACATTATTTTGCCCATGAACGAAAAGGGTGCAGTGCCGGGGATGATTCATAATTCCGCTGTCTTTATAGATAAAGATGGAGAAGTACAGGGCGTGTTCCGTAAGGCCCATGCCTATGCAACCGAACGCTATTACTTTACAGACGGCAACCATTACCCAGTTTTTCAAACAGAGTTTGGTAAGGTGGGGGTTATGATCTGTTACGATATGGGTTTCCCTGAAGTGGCAAGAATACTGACCCTGAAGGGGGCCGAAGTGATTTTTGCTCCTTCGGCCTGGCGTCAGGAGGATGAAGACATTTGGGATATTAACATTGCAGCCCGGGCTCTGGAAAACAGACTCTTTGTGGCAGCGGTAAACAGAGTGGGCAGAGAAGGCGATGTCGTTATGCATGGCAAAAGCAAGATTGCCAATACCCGGGGAAAAACCCTGGCGGAAGCAGCCCGCTTTGAGGAAGATATTCTTGTGGCTACGGTGGACTTGCATGAACTGATTGCAGGGCGCAGGGAAACCCCCTATTTGAAGGATCGTAAACCTGCCAGTTATGGTTTGATTACGCAAATAAATTAAGGAGTTTATCATGTTAAAACAGGTATTGGAAATTTATGAATTATTGGATAGCTCAATGGTAACCGGGCAGCAAGTGGCAGAGCTGCTCCAATCCCGGGGGGCTGACAAGGTTACAGTGGAACTGGTGCAGGGCAAAGAAGGATCTACCGATTTTATCCGTATTGATGTGCCAGGTACCAATGGTAAGATAGTAGGGGGAACGGCACCAACTTTGGGAATTATTGGTCGGTTAGGTGGTATTGGTGCCAGACCCGAGCGAATTGGTCTGGTATCCGATGCCGATGGGGCCATTGCGGCCCTGGCCGTGGCCCTGAAGCTAGCAGAAATGGGGGAAAAGGGCGATCAACTGCCAGGGGATGTAATTATTACCACCCATATTTGTCCCCATGCCCCAACTCAGCCCCACGACCCCGTACCTTTCATGGGATCACCGGTGGATATGGAAACCATGAATCGGTACGAAGTGGACCCTGCCATGGATGCCATACTGTCCATTGACACCACCAAGGGTAACAGGGTGATTAACCACCGGGGCGTTGCTATCTCTCCCACCATCAAAGAGGGCTATATATTACGGGTCAGTGATGATTTATTAAACACCTTACAGATTACCAGCGGCCGCTTACCGGTAACCTTCCCGGTGGCCCTGCAGGATATCACTCCCTATGGTAATGGTTTACACCATATCAATAGCATTCTTCAGCCTTCAGTGGTAACCAACTCACCGCTGGTGGCTGTGGCCATCACCAGTGAAGTAACGGTGCCTGGTTGTGCCACCGGGGCAAGCCATGAAACAGATATTACAGCAGCGGCTAAATTCTCTCTGGAAGTGGCCAAAGAATACGGTGCCGGACGCTGCCGTTTTTATGACACCGAGGAATTTGCACTTTTGCAAAGGCTGTATGGTTCGTTAGAACAGTTCCAAAGCCTGGGCCAACAAGATTCGTAAAATTAAAAGGTATTAAGCAAAAAACAGGACCCTAGAAGGATATTCTCCGGGCCTGTTTTTTGCTTTTTATAAAGAAAGAAAAGATAATATAGAATTTTTTACCTAAATAAAAGGGTGTGATAATAACTATAAAGAATCACTAGTGTTGCATAAAAAAATTTGTTTTGTCAAGTACTCAACTTTCCCAGAAGAAAAAAGCCCATTATCCTAGGTATAACCTAGCATAGGCCGGTTTAACTACTAATATTGACAACTTAGGCTACGCTTGCAACAGTGGGTAAAAGACTTTTCCTTATATATGTAGGTAATTGCTGTAACCATTTCTCAACTTTTTCGGCAACAGTTCTTGATTGGAGGCTCTACCGTATCTCCCTTTACGATGGAGTCAATTATAGTTAACAATTGGGTAAGGGCCGTTTGATAATCAACTTCCTTTACCTCATCGCACAATAAAAAGAAGAGTTCCCCTAGTGACTTAGGGTCTGTATTATGCCGTGATTCCCAAGATAAAACAATATACCGAATAAAAATAATGCTGGTGTGGGCTACCATCATATCATATGAACGGCCTTGAAACTCTTTAGACAACTGCAAGTGAGATTTTGCAACCTTGAAAAAGGTTTCTATATCCCAGTGCATCCCATAAAGACGTACAATCTCCTCATTTGATAATGTACTATCAGTGCTGAGCAAAGCTAACCATTGACGGTCTTGATGTTTATTTCTTACAAACACGATTTTAGCCCTTGTTCCTTCGCAAAAGGGTTACCTTTCAGTGCAAAAACTATATTTTCGAAATTTAAACAGAGCTTTGAAAAATTCTAAGTCCTTAGAACCAGGAATTACGCGGTATTAAAGGCGCCTACCGAAGTCGGTTACAATTACCACCCGATTATCAAGGGGACTGGCTGTGTACCAGTCCCTAGAGCTAATCATAAGTAAGTTTACGACCTATTATCTCCTCAGCTTTTTCCCTGGAAATTTGGTTCCACACAGGGGATCTAAATCCAAAGGTATCGTCGATTTTAAATTTTACAAAATTAAAAATTTCAGATATTACTACATCTATTTCAATACGTGTTAATACGTGTTGGAATAGATTTAAGAGGTGAGGTAAATGAAGCGACGAGATATAGACAAAAAACTAAAAGCCGCTGGTTGGGAAATAACACCTGGCAAAAGGCACGATATGGCTAAGCACCCTGAGAAGCCCGGAATAAAAATTCCCCTCCCGAGACCAAGGAAATAAACGAATACACGGCACAAGGCATACTAGAACAGGCTGGGCTGAAATAGCCCCACCACAAAAGAAAGGTGGTTTTAAAATGAAATACGTTTACCCTGCGGTATTTACTCCTCTTTCCTCTGGCGAATATAATGTTCGCATCCCTGACTTACCTGGATGTATTACCTGCAGAAAAGATTTAGCAGATGCTATTGAAATGGCCGAAGATGCCGCCGCAATGTGGTTATGCGATGCGGAAGATAATCAAGAATCAATTTCCGCCCCATCTGAAAAACTAAATGTAGCACATCCACAGTTTGTTAATTTTGTCATCGCTGATACCGATAAATACAGGCAAGAAAACGATAACCGAGCAGTAAAGAAAACGTTAACTATTCCAAACTGGCTAAACTCTAAAGCCGAAAAAGCCGGTGTTAACTTCTCCCAGACTCTTCAAGCCGCATTAAAGCAGCAACTCGGTATAGATTGATATCCACATAGCAGCCCTAAACGGCTGCTTTTTATTTTAGTAAAACTAAAACCGCCATTCGTTGGCGGCTAATATGATAATTTCTGACATAAATATAGGAGGGTCAAGGGGACTAAAATCCGGATGCTACAGGTAAGAGTATATTTTTGGGGTTTGTTTAGTTTTTTATAAAAACAGACAAAAAATATAACCGCCTACGTAAGAATAGCAGAAAAGGAACTAATGCTAATTCCGGTGGGTAGGAAAATCTCGTGGGTAAAGAAAAATGACAAACAAATAATAAAAATCCTTATCTACTTTAAAAACCGAAGTAGAAAATGGGCTTTTATTTTCTGAAGATAGAATAATTTGGCATTAATTTTTATGGTCGTTATTGGAAACAGATAAAAGGTATTTTTAGCCAAAAACCTTTGTTAACTTTATCAGGCTATTTTATGGTAAACTAATTTAAAATACAAGAATGATAAGGTTTGGGCGGTGCTCTTTCATATCTTCCAATTGCTTTGAAGCTGCGAATAACAAGATAAATTGAAACCGTTCTGATGGTTGTGTTATTGATGTGAATTGCTAAATGATTCAAAAGGCAACCCATTGGAGGGCAAAAATTTGACACTAAGTAAAAAGACAAAACTTATTATCTATATGACATTTATAATCTTTATCATCGTAATATTTGGCACTTCAGAATTTATTGTGCGTAAAAATCTCAGTGAACTGGAAGAAAAAGTAGTTAATCAGAATATTGAACGGGTTCGAAATGTTTTATCAGAAGATATTTCTAGTTTAAACAAATTAGCTATGGACTGGGCTTCCTGGGATGATACCTACTCCTTTATACAGGATGCCAATAAAGCATATATTCAGTCAAATCTTGACGATACAACCTTTATTGATCAAAGGCTTAACATTGTACTTTTTATTAACTCTTCAGGTCGTATCGTTTACGGTAAGGGATTTGATTTAGAAGATGATAAGGAAGTATCTGTTCCAAACAGTATCAAGCAGTATGTAAGTGCCAATAGTCTTCTTACGCGCCACTCTACTATTGAGAATGGTATATCAGGAGTTATACTTTTACCCGAAGGCCCCATGCTTATTTCCTCGCGTCCAATTTTAACTACTAAAAATAAAGGTCCCATCCGAGGCATGTTGCTTATGGGACGCTACCTAGATACAAAACAAATTAAACATTTATCTCAAATAGTTGATCTGTCACTTACAATACGAGACATAAAACCTACGGAGATGCCACCTGATTTTCAAGAGGTACTTCCTTTGTTAAAAGAAAACCCTGTTTTTGTTAGCCCGCTAAACTCAGACTTTATTGCTGGTTACACTCTGCTGAATGATGTCTTTGGTAAACCAAGTCTTATGTTAAAAGTAAGCATGCCAAGGGAAAACTATCGGACAGGCCAGGAAGCTATGTTTTATGTGTTGATATTACTTGTGGTTACTGGTTTTCTAGTTAGCAGGTTCATTCAGCATGTTTTAGACAAGGTAATCCTCTCCCGACTCACTAAGCTCAGTGTCAGTGTTGATAGTATCGGGGAAAATGGCAATCTTTCTGGCAGGGTACCTATGATGAAGGGTCAGGATGAATTTTCTAATCTAGCCGATAACATTAATGGGATGTTGGCAGCATTGGAGCAATCCCACAAGAGTGCAAAGCGTTATCGTAAGCTGGTGAATAAAATGTCTACTGCTCACCAGCAACTTCAGAATATTATAGAATTTTTGCCTGACGCAACCTTTGTTATCGATAATGACAAAAAAGTAATAGCTTGGAATTTGGCTATAGAAAAGATAACAGGAATAAACAAGAAGGATATTATCGGGAAAGGTGATTATGCCTATTCAGTACCTCTTTATGGCAAGCAGATACCAATGCTGATTGATCTTATTGGTTCCGAGGACAGGGAAGCAGAAGGAAAATACGAATACGTAAAAAGAAAAGGAAATACCATGTTTGCTGAAGTCTTTGCTCCATCTTTCTTTGGGGGTAAAGGAGCCTTTCTTTGGGGGACTGCTTCACCACTTTACGACACTAAAGGGAATTTGGTTGGTGCTATAGAATCAATCCGAGATATTACTGAACGCAAGAAGATAGAAAAGGAATTAAATTTACAAAAGGCCTATTTTGAGCAGCTTTTTAAGAATTCACCGGCAGGGATTGTTATGCTGGACAACTCGGATAGGATTGTGAAGATCAATAGAGGATTTGAAAAACTTTTTCAGTATTCAATAAGTGAAGTAAAGGGTTGTTATATAAATCAAGTTATTATTCCAGAAAAACTCCTTGAAGAAGCATCCATTTTATCTAATGTTGTACTGACAGGGGAAATTTGTCAAAAAGAGACAATTAGAAAGCGCAAAGATGGTAGCCTGGTAGATGTTCATATACTTGGCTACCCTATTCTAGTTAATAATCAACAAGTTGGAATATATATTATATATACTGATATAACTGAGCGTAAGCAAGATGAAAAACGATTAAAACATATAAGTTTGCATGATGCTCTCACTGGGCTGTATAACCGTGCTTATTTTGAACAAGAAATGACTCGCCTGGAGAAGGGGCGTAATAATTCGGTGGGGATCATTATGTGTGATGTGGATGGCCTTAAACTCGTAAACGATACCCTTGGTCACAATCGTGGTGATGAGTTGCTGTTGGCAGCAACGGATGTAATTCGTGGATCTTTCCGCCAAAGCGATATGGTGGCTAGGATTGGGGGCGATGAATTTGCCATACTTCTCACAAACAGCGACAGTACGGAAGTAGAAAGAGCTGCCCAGAGAATTAAAGATGCCATCGCAAAGTACAACAAGGGAAACCCGAAATTGCCCCTGAATATATCCATAGGCTTTGCTGTCAGCAATGATTTATCTTTACGAATGTGGGACCTTTTCAGGGAAGCAGATAACAACATGTACCGGGAAAAACTTTATCACAGCCAAAGTGCCAGAAGCACCATTGTACAGACTCTGATGAAGGCTTTAGAAGCAAGGGATTTTATTACCGAGGGTCATGCTGATCGCTTACAAGACCTAGTGGTAAGAGTAGCTAGGGCCATAGGGCTGTCCGAGAACAAAGTAACTGACTTGCGTTTGCTTGCCAAGTTCCATGATATTGGCAAGGTGGGCATACCAGACCGTATTTTATTTAGCGAGGGCCCCCTAACCCCGGAGGAATTTATTGAAATGCAGCGTCATTGTGAGATAGGCTACCGTATTGCCCAGTCTGCTCCTGACCTTATCCCGATTGCTGACTGGATTCTCAAACACCATGAGTGGTGGAATGGAAAGGGTTACCCCTTTGGCCTTAAGGAAAAAGAGATTCCCCTGGAGTGCCGTATTTTAACCATTGCCGATGCATATGATGCCATGACCAGTGAACGTCCTTACCGGAAGGCTATGTCCCATGAGGAAGCGGTGGTTGAACTCAGAAAATTCGCTGGTGTTCAGTTTGACCCTCAACTGGTAGGTAAGTTTATAGAGGTATTTAATACCAAAAAGACATAGTGTTAGCTTAATTTAAAACAGCACCAATGGCACTAACAGTAATGTTAGTGCCAAAGCATTTATACCGGAAGTTTATGGCTAAACGAATATTATCGGTTTTTTT
This genomic interval from Desulforamulus reducens MI-1 contains the following:
- a CDS encoding transposase, which encodes MFVRNKHQDRQWLALLSTDSTLSNEEIVRLYGMHWDIETFFKVAKSHLQLSKEFQGRSYDMMVAHTSIIFIRYIVLSWESRHNTDPKSLGELFFLLCDEVKEVDYQTALTQLLTIIDSIVKGDTVEPPIKNCCRKS
- a CDS encoding hydantoinase/oxoprolinase N-terminal domain-containing protein; its protein translation is MSYRIGIDVGGTNTDAVILDENLTPVAKTKTPTTADVSTGIYQAMSMVLQQGVVDRSKIKYAMLGTTHCTNAVVERKRLNKVAVIRLGLPATGAIKPLTGWASDLRQAIGNQQFLVRGGHEFDGREISPLDGKRLREIAQEIKGKANSIAITSVFSPVTNNHELRAAEIMKEELGDIPVSLSHEIGSIGLLERENATVLNASLVDVARTTADGFVSALQREGIDARVYFGQNDGTLMAVEYATRYPILTIACGPTNSIRGASYLAKHKNALVVDVGGTTTDVGVLVNGFPRESSIAVEIGGVRTNFRMPDLISIGLGGGTIVRNDQGITIGPDSVGYRITEEALIFGGQALTTSDVVTALGLASMGDAAKVKDLPKDTLNEAYRKMVAMTEDVIDRMKTSSDPIPVILVGGGSIILPDQLAGASEVIRPDHYDVANAIGSAIAQVSGQVERVFSIDEMGREGALQRAKQMAVEEAIKAGADPDSIDIVEIEDVPLAYLPGNATKIRVKAAGNLVV
- a CDS encoding DUF1177 domain-containing protein; protein product: MLKQVLEIYELLDSSMVTGQQVAELLQSRGADKVTVELVQGKEGSTDFIRIDVPGTNGKIVGGTAPTLGIIGRLGGIGARPERIGLVSDADGAIAALAVALKLAEMGEKGDQLPGDVIITTHICPHAPTQPHDPVPFMGSPVDMETMNRYEVDPAMDAILSIDTTKGNRVINHRGVAISPTIKEGYILRVSDDLLNTLQITSGRLPVTFPVALQDITPYGNGLHHINSILQPSVVTNSPLVAVAITSEVTVPGCATGASHETDITAAAKFSLEVAKEYGAGRCRFYDTEEFALLQRLYGSLEQFQSLGQQDS
- a CDS encoding purine-cytosine permease family protein; its protein translation is MSNVHGGDDYSLSRVPMDARRPMWEVLVIRIGSLACVSQLMLGAALGYGMTFWGAFWATMVGSVLLQVVSYALGAAAAREGMSTSLLSRWAGFGKMGSSIIGGVIAIALMGWFGVQNSVFAEGLLKATGIFNIQIWAMITGLAVTIIVVFGFRLLSITANISVPLFILAVGFAMAHVLAGHDVGQLIHAKPAGEPLSFAVATTMVAGGFMIGAVITPDLSRFMRSEKDVFWMTLIGTFVGELGMNMMSVLMALAVRSSDIVTIMLSLAGWIGAAIVIFSTIKLNDINLYSSSLGITNMLNALFQWKVNRVAATWAIGIIGTVLSMIGIISYFVNFLVLLGVAVPPVAGIMFVDYYILKRNRRILDESRERNALPAECEIWNPVTMAAWILAFLVGYFVTDTGIPAINSLVVGGLGYYIGMKVYGLVSNQSIVEFTKTNETV
- a CDS encoding nitrilase-related carbon-nitrogen hydrolase, yielding MKRPLTIGLIQMDCVLGDVAANVAKAIERIRQAAAMGAQIICLPELCTTGYRPDLLEDKLWELTEPVPGPTTDVFSQLAKELGIYIILPMNEKGAVPGMIHNSAVFIDKDGEVQGVFRKAHAYATERYYFTDGNHYPVFQTEFGKVGVMICYDMGFPEVARILTLKGAEVIFAPSAWRQEDEDIWDINIAARALENRLFVAAVNRVGREGDVVMHGKSKIANTRGKTLAEAARFEEDILVATVDLHELIAGRRETPYLKDRKPASYGLITQIN
- a CDS encoding sigma-54 interaction domain-containing protein translates to MTYSGVITSAINSLKNLLPCQVTLWYQRKIIYTSLPNPLSQLNDWPIIEEAKRQNSAIMINSPRQHHLCAQCPVIDMCSLALELFFPFAENSLTSGSGLCLQFPLESLTSMQVMGLNQWLRHLKSYARYFEFLIKEGVYKQKELLHTQQLNYLLSLVPEGIVLLDEQKKISTLNERAEQLNLAHHYHHKRDLKDIHTQGHQFNSALSPIQIKVKNFYQDKKFIGAICHTQNFDTISPLPQRTQRSPVFPGIIGKGPALQKILEIIKQVAKSESTVLLRGESGTGKELFAHSIHELSSRNSGPFVAINCAAIPEALLESELFGYEEGSFTGARKGGKPGKVELANNGTLFLDEIGDMPLTLQAKLLRVIQEKNIEPVGCSYPLPINVRLIAATHRNLEEMIGTGTFREDLFFRLNVIPIFIPPLRQRPEDTELLLHYYLRKYCILLKKPFKILSYAALQQLVKYHWPGNIRELENLVEYLVNIHNQDIISPEDLPITIQQPIKEENQPIGIQPVEPQTRKSSGQRSQAELIQMLNRFGWHTDGKKKAAAALGVSLATLYRRIKKYKLKE
- a CDS encoding type II toxin-antitoxin system HicB family antitoxin, with amino-acid sequence MKYVYPAVFTPLSSGEYNVRIPDLPGCITCRKDLADAIEMAEDAAAMWLCDAEDNQESISAPSEKLNVAHPQFVNFVIADTDKYRQENDNRAVKKTLTIPNWLNSKAEKAGVNFSQTLQAALKQQLGID
- a CDS encoding DUF917 domain-containing protein, which codes for MRILDIQAIEDIALGAALLGTGGGGDPYVGKLMAIQAVEEFGPIQLLEPHEVPDEALIVPTAMMGAPTVLVEKVPNGEEAIHAFNSLAKTLGTKVFATIPIEAGGVNSMIPLALAARMGIPVVDTDGMGRAFPELQMVTFHLNDISATPMVLCDEKGNSIMLDTVDNVWTERLARNATVVMGGSVMLAIYPMSGSQMKLSGIHGIITLTEQIGRAIREAKINRVDPIKTVLRITGGYELFRGKVMDVARRTEGGFARGESKLEGTDGYKSQTLTLHFQNEHLIARTEKEVLATTPDLIAVLDAETARPVTTEGLRYGARAVVIGIPCHPHWRTEKGIATVGPRYFGYDIDYIPLENRISNSRGGHQ